A stretch of DNA from Mus musculus strain C57BL/6J chromosome 6, GRCm38.p6 C57BL/6J:
aaggaggtctCAGAGCAGCCTGGTGGGACCTTCCCTCAGTCCTGGGAGTGACCCTGCACCTCTCACCAGTaggtggctgtgggtctctgtgctcTCCTTGAGTGGATAAAGAACTTCTGCAGGCGGCTTGCTGTCTGGGGACAGCTGGAGAGGAGCACAAGTCCGGAGGCCTCCCTGGAAGAAGGGGACAAATCACATAAAGCCTCTTGGTCTTGAAAACGAGCTCTagatggctgctcttgcagaggaccagcatTGAGcacccgcatggtggctcacaactatctgcgaTTCCAATTCGAGATCAGATGccgccttctggcctctgagggcaccagataCACactgtggtgcatagacatacatgcaggctaaaCACACTATACACAATAAGGATAACCCCCATCCCCAACTAAAGGCTGGACAGAAACACCAGGACTAGAATCCAGACCTGAGAAACAAGTCATAaggccttttctctctccctcaagAGAGAGAGCCGAATGCGCTAAGAGTTAACACCAATGTCCAGGGCCTACCATGTATCAGGCATTTGAATAAGACTTTTACTTACAGTGGGTGTAACATACACCCCACACTATCACTTACTTCCCAGGTGCTCGCACAACCTGGAGCTCCTGGTGTTCGAGCCCCAGGGCCTGGCTCAGCTGCGGCAGCACAGATAGCAGCGTCAGCTCTCCTGGTCTCCCTGGGAGGGAAGAGGACAAGCTGCCAGCGTGCCATCCAACCATCTCTACCCCAGCCTTGCCCTCCTCCCTGCCCATGCCCATACCTGTCACAGGCAGACCCTGTGGCTTGTTCAGTGTCACCAGAGGTCCTGAAACAGTTCATGGATGTCAGCAAAAGCAGGGAAGCATGTCTGCATGCAGCCtcgggggtggggttgggggtgggggttatacAATCCAACCCCACTTTAAATAGCACTTCCTAATCCCTGTACCTCGGAGCCTTCATACCTGCAGTTCCAGGCTTCCATTCCCATTGGCTCCAACATACCTCAGTATAATGTGTGCCCCTCCTACAGTCCTTGACTGTTGCGGGTGGAGGGGGGCTCAAACACCAAGTCAGCCTCAAATTCACTACACAGCTAAGTCTGGtcctgaactcctgattctccttgcctctacctcccaagttctggaattacaagtgtggtTACCACGCCAGCAGCGATTGCTCAGTAATTCTCACATTAGGACGCTGGATCTCGCAAGGCAGGGGCCATATTTATCCCAGAACTGTGAAGCCCCTCACTGCTACATGAACATACAGTCGTGAAGCAACATGTGGGTGCTGACTGCTGgtcctctctgcaagagcagccatctAGCCCTCTTATGAAACCAAGAGGCATGCCGCTTACAGAGGCCAGCTATAACTAACCCCAAAGCTTTTTCTGATAGTTAACTTCTGTTACAGCTGCTCTCAGAACACAGGGAGGAGTGAGGTATACACCTCTCCTCGTGATGGTGAGGCTAGGAAGAATGTGACTGCTGGCCTGGCTCCTGCAGCAACAGGGGAGGCACAGGAGCAGCAGGCTCCCCTCACCTTTCTGATCCACCACAGCTGCCCTCAGGACATGAGCCAGCTCCTCCAGGCCGAGGTTCTCCGTCCTCAGCAGCCCCGGGAAGGGCTGGTCCTCGActaggtccttgtgcttgctggAGCGGTGAGGTTGAGACGGACGCCTGAGAAACATGGTAGAAGCCTGTACCTCCCTCCCTTGCTCACCCTGCCTAGTCCAGCCTCTTCTTAGAACTCCCGGGCTCAGCAGACAGGAGTCCACCTACCCCCCAAGACTTTACCAAAGAGGCACCAAGGCTCAAAGGTCCAATGACCTAGTGCCGGGTCTCACAACATAGTCCGGCTTAGAACCAAGTACTGATCTGAATTTCATGCCTGCCCTCTCCTTGATCTAGTCTCTCCCCATACACGGAAGTGGAGTGTTATAATCACCGGGCCTCGGTGCCGAAGCCGGCATCCCTCTGCCGTGCGCAAGACCCCAGCTCCGGCCGCCAGATCATAGAGACATAACGCAAAACTCT
This window harbors:
- the Rpusd3 gene encoding mitochondrial mRNA pseudouridine synthase Rpusd3 isoform 2 (isoform 2 is encoded by transcript variant 2), coding for MGALRVLRYVSMIWRPELGSCARQRDAGFGTEARRPSQPHRSSKHKDLVEDQPFPGLLRTENLGLEELAHVLRAAVVDQKGPLVTLNKPQGLPVTGRPGELTLLSVLPQLSQALGLEHQELQVVRAPGKEASGLVLLSSCPQTASRLQKFFIHSRRAQRPTATYCAVTDGIPEPSEGTVCMPLKMEQMNDVDLAVPVMSPSRKDIQEGVKRTLSRFHVMATGRGCALVQLQPLTAAGTHGSTALSNSWGPHLCCSCGHRSGPALSVASRDHQAPETGPG